A single genomic interval of Halomonas sp. GT harbors:
- the accC gene encoding acetyl-CoA carboxylase biotin carboxylase subunit, with translation MLDKVLIANRGEIALRILRACKELGIKTVAVHSKADRELMHVRLADEAVCIGPASSAQSYLNIPALISAAEVTDSSAIHPGYGFLSENANFAEQVERSGFTFIGPRAETIRLMGDKVSAIEAMKIAGVPTVPGSDGPLGDDDATNLATARRIGYPVIIKAAAGGGGRGMRVVHTEGHLLSAITVTRTEAHSAFGDGTVYMEKFLEKPRHVEVQVLADGQGNAIHLYDRDCSLQRRHQKVLEEAPAPGIDPEARAKVLEACRQACLEINYRGAGTFEFLYEDGDFFFIEMNTRVQVEHPVTEMVTGVDIVKEQLRIASGLPLSIRQEDVKISGHAFECRINAEDARTFMPSPGKVTLFHAPGGLGVRMDSHLYTGYTVPPHYDSLIGKLITWGADREIALTRMRNALDELLVEGIKTNIDLQKDLVRDSYFRQGGVNIHYLEKKLSS, from the coding sequence ATGCTGGACAAGGTACTTATCGCAAACCGCGGCGAGATTGCCCTTCGTATTCTCCGAGCTTGTAAAGAGCTAGGGATTAAAACCGTTGCGGTTCACTCCAAAGCTGACCGTGAATTGATGCACGTCCGCTTGGCCGACGAGGCGGTCTGCATTGGCCCCGCTTCCTCAGCACAGTCGTACTTGAATATTCCTGCATTAATAAGCGCTGCTGAAGTAACGGATTCAAGCGCCATTCATCCTGGCTACGGCTTTCTCTCGGAAAACGCTAATTTTGCTGAGCAAGTTGAACGTTCTGGCTTTACCTTTATTGGCCCACGCGCAGAAACTATCCGCCTGATGGGTGATAAAGTTAGTGCCATTGAAGCCATGAAGATTGCTGGCGTTCCTACCGTGCCTGGCTCAGATGGCCCCCTAGGTGATGATGACGCCACCAACCTAGCCACGGCTCGCCGCATTGGCTATCCGGTTATTATCAAAGCCGCTGCAGGTGGTGGTGGCCGCGGCATGCGGGTGGTTCACACTGAAGGCCATCTGCTTTCAGCCATTACTGTCACTCGCACTGAGGCGCATTCAGCGTTTGGCGATGGCACGGTTTACATGGAAAAATTTCTTGAGAAACCCCGCCATGTAGAAGTCCAGGTACTAGCTGACGGTCAAGGCAACGCTATTCACCTTTATGATCGCGACTGCTCTTTACAGCGTCGTCACCAAAAGGTTCTGGAAGAAGCGCCAGCCCCCGGCATTGATCCGGAAGCGCGTGCTAAGGTGCTAGAAGCCTGTCGCCAAGCGTGCCTCGAGATCAACTATCGTGGCGCGGGTACTTTTGAATTTCTATACGAAGACGGTGATTTCTTCTTTATTGAAATGAATACCCGTGTACAGGTAGAACACCCTGTCACCGAGATGGTCACTGGCGTGGATATCGTCAAGGAACAGTTGCGTATTGCCTCTGGGCTTCCACTTTCGATTCGCCAAGAAGACGTAAAAATCAGTGGCCATGCCTTTGAGTGCAGGATCAATGCGGAAGACGCGCGTACATTTATGCCATCCCCAGGCAAAGTCACCCTGTTCCATGCCCCGGGTGGTCTTGGCGTACGTATGGACTCTCATCTGTACACTGGCTACACCGTACCGCCTCATTATGACTCGCTTATCGGCAAGCTGATCACCTGGGGAGCTGATCGCGAGATTGCCCTGACGCGTATGCGCAATGCCCTAGATGAGCTGCTGGTTGAGGGGATCAAGACCAATATTGATCTGCAAAAAGATTTGGTGAGGGATAGTTATTTCCGCCAAGGCGGCGTCAACATTCACTATCTTGAAAAGAAACTCAGTAGCTAA
- the prmA gene encoding 50S ribosomal protein L11 methyltransferase, which produces MPWLQLKAHVAPEQAELLEDLLLEEGATAIGLQDAHDDPVFEPERGTTPLWQDTILTGLYDDLDGVEAMLERIQAAWSEQVPGEPCPDIAYELLADRDWEREWMDDFTPLRMGQRLWIVPSWHEPPEADAVNLILDPGLAFGTGTHPTTALCLEWLDSLAVSGGLEDKTVLDVGCGSGILAIAALKLGATHADATDIDPQALQASRDNAARNQISDAQLSLYYPEQLIEGHYPVVTANILAGPLVELAPMIAGHVAPGGQIALSGILANQANEVLQAYEAQGLIMEEPTIREGWVRLSGYRAV; this is translated from the coding sequence ATGCCCTGGCTCCAACTCAAAGCCCACGTTGCTCCAGAACAAGCCGAATTACTAGAAGATTTATTATTAGAGGAAGGTGCGACAGCCATTGGCCTTCAAGATGCCCACGATGATCCTGTCTTCGAACCAGAGCGAGGCACCACCCCGCTTTGGCAAGATACAATCCTCACTGGCCTATATGACGACTTAGACGGCGTTGAAGCCATGCTTGAGCGCATTCAAGCCGCTTGGTCTGAGCAAGTCCCCGGCGAACCCTGTCCAGACATTGCGTATGAACTATTAGCCGATAGAGACTGGGAAAGAGAGTGGATGGATGACTTTACGCCGTTGCGAATGGGCCAACGGCTATGGATTGTGCCAAGCTGGCATGAGCCGCCAGAAGCAGATGCCGTCAATCTCATTCTTGACCCTGGTCTTGCCTTTGGCACTGGCACCCACCCCACGACGGCTCTTTGTCTGGAATGGCTGGATAGCCTTGCGGTTAGCGGCGGACTGGAAGATAAAACCGTCCTGGATGTGGGCTGCGGCTCAGGTATTCTTGCCATTGCCGCGCTAAAGTTAGGGGCAACCCACGCCGATGCTACTGATATAGATCCACAGGCACTTCAGGCAAGCCGTGATAACGCAGCGCGCAATCAGATTAGCGACGCACAATTGTCCCTTTACTATCCCGAACAGCTAATCGAAGGCCACTACCCAGTCGTCACAGCCAATATTTTAGCTGGCCCCTTGGTTGAATTAGCCCCAATGATTGCGGGCCATGTAGCCCCCGGCGGACAAATAGCGTTGTCTGGCATTTTAGCGAACCAAGCGAACGAGGTCTTACAAGCCTATGAAGCTCAGGGCTTGATAATGGAGGAGCCCACAATTCGCGAAGGGTGGGTTCGCCTATCAGGCTATCGCGCTGTTTAA